A stretch of the Nerophis ophidion isolate RoL-2023_Sa linkage group LG29, RoL_Noph_v1.0, whole genome shotgun sequence genome encodes the following:
- the LOC133546087 gene encoding uncharacterized protein LOC133546087, producing MWIVLHLLLLLQSGACTGAYNFSTRTVGPGQNVSLKCPSGTIQNIQRLFWVRLVSGTSPDFFPKTASYDSGSVERGTSKSGHRITAKKEQGTFVLQISQVEKSDTAIYYCLKVELSQLSFLKGTFLQVTEPEPSVSVVSEVQPGPPVKLQCSVLSHSGNDIYQDGHKVSWFRTGPESVHPSFVYGECKIKDKSTQKCVHTFSKNVNSSDAGTYLCAVVTCGRMFMGNPIQVNIKDVGSSDLNKYVIIVLSAALALSFIMSAFLVNKIRTKNNISCKAGSQTLDETFSRVQQRDEDSLVYSMPTIVTKKTGRARQTNTRAAEGFSTYADVRLQN from the exons ATGTGGATCGTGCTTCATCTGCTGCTCCTGCTCCAAAGTGGAG CATGTACAGGTGCCTACAACTTTTCCACTAGGACTGTTGGACCTGGACAAAATGTCTCTCTGAAATGTCCCAGCGGGACAATTCAGAACATTCAACGCTTATTTTGGGTCCGTCTTGTTTCTGGAACCTCTCCTGATTTTTTTCCTAAAACGGCATCTTACGATTCAGGCTCTGTTGAACGTGGAACATCGAAATCTGGACATCGCATCACAGCCAAAAAAGAACAAGGAACATTTGTTCTGCAAATTAGTCAAGTAGAGAAAAGTGATACGGCGATCTACTActgtttgaaagtggaattaagtCAACTCTCGTTTTTGAAAGGAACATTCCTTCAGGTCACAG AACCAGAACCCTCCGTGTCTGTTGTCTCTGAAGTCCAACCAGGACCGCCTGTGAAGTTGCAGTGCTCAGTCCTCTCCCACTCTGGGAATGACATCTATCAGGATGGACACAAAGTGTCCTGGTTCAGAACTGGACCAGAAAGTGTCCATCCCAGCTTTGTTTATGGTGAATGCAAGATCAAAGATAAGTCCACACAGAAATGTGTCCACACTTTCTCAAAGAACGTCAACTCCTCTGATGCTGGAACTTACTTGTGTGCCGTGGTCACATGTGGGAGGATGTTCATGGGAAATCCAATACAAGTCAACATTAAAG ATGTTGGCAGCTCTGATTTAAACAAGTATGTTATAATCGTCTTGAGTGCTGCTTTGGCCTTAAGTTTCATCATGTCAGCCTTCCTCGTCAACaagatcaggacaaaaaacaatatTTCCTGCAAAg cTGGTTCACAAACACTCGATGAAACATTCAGTCGCGTccagcag AGGGACGAGGACTCTTTGGTTTATTCCATGCCGACCATTGTTACCAAGAAAACTGGGAGAGCGAGGCAGACAAATACGAGGGCAGCAGAGGGGTTCAGCACGTACGCTGACGTGCGTCTTCAAAACTAA
- the LOC133546084 gene encoding uncharacterized protein LOC133546084 isoform X3, translating to MWIVLHLLLLLQSGACTGAYTFSTQTVGPGQNVSLICPSGTTQNVQHFSWVRLVSGTSPEIVAKTASYDLGSVERGTSKTGHRITAKKEQGTFVLQISQVEKSDTAIYYCLKVELSQLSFLKGTFLQVTEPEPSVSVVSEVQPGPPVKLQCSILSHSGNDICQDGHKVSWFRTGPESVHPSFVYDECKIKDNSTQKCVHTFSKNINSSDAGTYLCAVVTCGRIFMGNPIQVNIKDVGSSDLNKYVIIVLSAALALSFIMSAFLVNKIRTKNSISCKAGSQTLDETFSRVQQRDEDSLVYSMPTIVTKKTGRARQTNTRAAEGFSTYADVRLQN from the exons ATGTGGATCGTGCTTCATCTGCTGCTCCTGCTCCAAAGTGGAG CATGTACAGGTGCTTACACCTTTTCCACTCAGACTGTTGGACCTGGACAAAATGTCTCTCTGATATGTCCCAGCGGGACAACTCAGAATGTTCAACACTTCTCATGGGTCCGTCTTGTTTCTGGAACCTCTCCTGAAATTGTAGCTAAAACGGCATCTTACGATTTAGGCTCTGTTGAACGTGGAACATCGAAAACTGGACATCGCATCACAGCCAAAAAAGAACAAGGAACATTTGTTCTGCAAATTAGTCAAGTAGAGAAAAGTGATACGGCGATCTACTActgtttgaaagtggaattaagtCAACTCTCGTTTTTGAAAGGAACATTCCTTCAGGTCACAG AACCAGAACCCTCCGTGTCTGTTGTCTCTGAAGTCCAACCAGGACCGCCTGTGAAGTTGCAGTGCTCAATCCTCTCCCACTCTGGGAATGACATCTGTCAGGATGGACACAAAGTGTCCTGGTTCAGAACTGGACCAGAAAGTGTCCATCCCAGCTTTGTATATGACGAATGCAAGATCAAAGATAATTCCACACAGAAATGTGTCCACACTTTCTCAAAGAACATCAACTCCTCTGATGCTGGAACTTACTTGTGTGCCGTGGTCACATGTGGGAGGATTTTCATGGGAAATCCAATACAAGTCAACATTAAAG ATGTTGGCAGCTCTGATTTAAACAAGTATGTTATAATCGTCTTGAGTGCTGCTTTGGCCTTAAGTTTCATCATGTCAGCTTTCCTCGTCAACaagatcaggacaaaaaacagtaTTTCCtgcaaag ctGGTTCACAAACACTCGATGAAACATTCAGTCGCGTccagcag AGGGACGAGGACTCTTTGGTTTATTCCATGCCGACCATTGTTACCAAGAAAACTGGAAGAGCGAGGCAGACAAATACGAGGGCAGCAGAGGGGTTCAGCACGTACGCTGACGTGCGTCTTCAAAACTAA
- the LOC133546084 gene encoding uncharacterized protein LOC133546084 isoform X2 has protein sequence MLSTWSDVHLVKQEEKMWIVLHLLLLLQSGACTSAYNFSSQTVEPGLNVSLKCPHGKVGTWNYIFWFRLVAGNSPEFLCSITFDKSGSVHRGSSNTGHRITATKEQGTVVLQIRQVEKSDTAIYHCLEVNSYLNNMTFLNGIFLQVTEPEPSVSVVSEVQPGPPVKLQCSVLSHSGNDICQDGHKVSWFRTGPESVHPSFVYAHDECKEIKDNSTQKCVHTFSKYVNSSDAGTYLCAVVTCGRIFMGNPIKVNNTQDSSSCDSNNYLFFVLSAFLVLNFLLSAFLIKKTGPQTLDETFSRVQQREEESLVYSMPTIITRKTGTARQTAEEFSTYTNVCLHDSILTAQN, from the exons ATGCTGTCTACATGGTCTGATGTTCACTTGGTCAAACAAGAGGAGAAAATGTGGATCGTGCTTCATCTGCTGCTCCTGCTCCAAAGTGGAG CATGTACAAGTGCTTACAACTTCTCCTCTCAAACTGTTGAACCTGGACTAAATGTCTCTCTGAAATGTCCCCACGGCAAAGTTGGAACTTGGAACTACATATTTTGGTTCCGACTCGTCGCTGGCAACTCACCTGAATTTTTGTGTTCGATAACATTTGACAAGTCAGGGTCTGTTCATCGTGGATCATCAAATACTGGACATCGCATCACAGCCACAAAGGAACAAGGAACAGTTGTCCTGCAGATTAGACAAGTAGAGAAAAGTGATACAGCGATCTACCACTGTCTTGAAGTAAATTCATATTTGAACAACATGACATTTTTGAATGGGATATTTCTCCAGGTCACAg AACCAGAACCCTCTGTGTCTGTTGTCTCTGAAGTCCAACCAGGACCGCCTGTGAAGTTGCAGTGCTCAGTCCTCTCCCACTCTGGGAATGACATCTGTCAGGATGGACACAAAGTGTCCTGGTTCAGAACTGGACCAGAAAGTGTCCATCCCAGCTTTGTTTATGCTCATGATGAATGCAAGGAGATCAAAGATAATTCCACACAGAAATGTGTCCACACTTTCTCAAAGTACGTCAACTCATCTGATGCTGGAACTTACTTGTGTGCTGTGGTCACATGTGGGAGGATTTTCATGGGAAATCCAATAAAAGTCAACAACACCCAAG ATTCCAGCAGCTGTGATtcaaacaactatttgttctttgTCTTGAGTGCTTTTTTGGTCTTAAACTTCCTCTTGTCAGCCTTCCTCATCAAAAAGA CTGGTCCACAAACACTCGATGAAACGTTCAGTCGCGTCCAGCAG AGAGAAGAAGAATCGTTGGTTTATTCCATGCCGACCATTATCACCAGGAAAACTGGCACGGCGAGGCAGACAGCAGAGGAATTCAGCACGTACACTAACGTGTGTCTTCATGACTCAATTCTTACCGCACAAAATTAA
- the LOC133546084 gene encoding uncharacterized protein LOC133546084 isoform X4 — protein MWIVLHLLLLLQSGTCTGAYTFSTQTVGPGQNVSLICPSGTTQNVQHFSWVRLVSGTSPEIVAKTASYDLGSVERGTSKTGHRITAKKEQGTFVLQISQVEKSDTAIYYCLKVELSQLSFLKGTFLQVTEPEPSVSVVSEVQPGPPVKLQCSILSHSGNDICQDGHKVSWFRTGPESVHPSFVYDECKIKDNSTQKCVHTFSKNINSSDAGTYLCAVVTCGRIFMGNPIQVNIKDVGSSDLNKYVIIVLSAALALSFIMSAFLVNKIRTKNSISCKAGSQTLDETFSRVQQRDEDSLVYSMPTIVTKKTGRARQTNTRAAEGFSTYADVRLQN, from the exons ATGTGGATCGTGCTTCATCTGCTGCTCCTGCTCCAAAGTGGAA CATGTACAGGTGCTTACACCTTTTCCACTCAGACTGTTGGACCTGGACAAAATGTCTCTCTGATATGTCCCAGCGGGACAACTCAGAATGTTCAACACTTCTCATGGGTCCGTCTTGTTTCTGGAACCTCTCCTGAAATTGTAGCTAAAACGGCATCTTACGATTTAGGCTCTGTTGAACGTGGAACATCGAAAACTGGACATCGCATCACAGCCAAAAAAGAACAAGGAACATTTGTTCTGCAAATTAGTCAAGTAGAGAAAAGTGATACGGCGATCTACTActgtttgaaagtggaattaagtCAACTCTCGTTTTTGAAAGGAACATTCCTTCAGGTCACAG AACCAGAACCCTCCGTGTCTGTTGTCTCTGAAGTCCAACCAGGACCGCCTGTGAAGTTGCAGTGCTCAATCCTCTCCCACTCTGGGAATGACATCTGTCAGGATGGACACAAAGTGTCCTGGTTCAGAACTGGACCAGAAAGTGTCCATCCCAGCTTTGTATATGACGAATGCAAGATCAAAGATAATTCCACACAGAAATGTGTCCACACTTTCTCAAAGAACATCAACTCCTCTGATGCTGGAACTTACTTGTGTGCCGTGGTCACATGTGGGAGGATTTTCATGGGAAATCCAATACAAGTCAACATTAAAG ATGTTGGCAGCTCTGATTTAAACAAGTATGTTATAATCGTCTTGAGTGCTGCTTTGGCCTTAAGTTTCATCATGTCAGCTTTCCTCGTCAACaagatcaggacaaaaaacagtaTTTCCtgcaaag ctGGTTCACAAACACTCGATGAAACATTCAGTCGCGTccagcag AGGGACGAGGACTCTTTGGTTTATTCCATGCCGACCATTGTTACCAAGAAAACTGGAAGAGCGAGGCAGACAAATACGAGGGCAGCAGAGGGGTTCAGCACGTACGCTGACGTGCGTCTTCAAAACTAA
- the LOC133546092 gene encoding uncharacterized protein LOC133546092: protein MWIVLHLLLLLQSGASKGAYKFSTQTLGLGQNVSLICPHEKTLDVEYLFWIRLISGNTPEILAAKPSLDPGPGSVEPETLIQQPRVTARKETGTFVLEMSNLQKSDTASYFCLKVNRTNMTFLNETFLHITGLGQKSGFATKLVYKDSMKRPVVSSKETRTLWFMPCRPSSAGKPAKRGRQIPGQHRNPAHTPTSIFVTQF, encoded by the exons ATGTGGATCGTGCTTCATCTGCTGCTCCTGCTCCAAAGTGGAG CATCTAAAGGTGCCTACAAATTTTCCACTCAGACTCTCGGACTTGGACAAAATGTCAGTCTGATATGCCCCCACGAGAAAACTCTGGATGTTGAATACTTATTTTGGATCCGACTGATTTCTGGAAACACTCCTGAAATTTTAGCCGCAAAGCCATCTTTGGATCCAGGACCTGGTTCTGTTGAACCCGAGACATTGATCCAACAGCCGCGCGTCACGGCCAGAAAAGAAACAGGAACTTTTGTTCTGGAAATGAGTAATCTACAGAAAAGTGACACGGCTTCCTACTTCTGCTTGAAAGTGAACAGAACTAACATGACCTTTTTAAATGAAACATTTCTTCATATCACAG GATTAGGACAAAAAAGTGGTTTTGCCACAAAG CTGGTCTACAAAGACTCGATGAAACGTCCAGTCGTGTCCAGCAA AGAGACGAGGACTCTTTGGTTTATGCCGTGCCGACCATCGTCAGCAGGAAAGCCGGCAAAACGAGGCAGACAAATACCAGGGCAGCACAGGAATCCAGCACATACGCCGACGTCCATCTTTGTGACTCAGTTCTGA
- the LOC133546084 gene encoding uncharacterized protein LOC133546084 isoform X1, which produces MLSTWSDVHLVKQEEKMWIVLHLLLLLQSGACTSAYNFSSQTVEPGLNVSLKCPHGKVGTWNYIFWFRLVAGNSPEFLCSITFDKSGSVHRGSSNTGHRITATKEQGTVVLQIRQVEKSDTAIYHCLEVNSYLNNMTFLNGIFLQVTEPEPSVSVVSEVQPGPPVKLQCSVLSHSGNDICQDGHKVSWFRTGPESVHPSFVYAHDECKEIKDNSTQKCVHTFSKYVNSSDAGTYLCAVVTCGRIFMGNPIKVNNTQDSSSCDSNNYLFFVLSAFLVLNFLLSAFLIKKSRNKICYCCKAGPQTLDETFSRVQQREEESLVYSMPTIITRKTGTARQTAEEFSTYTNVCLHDSILTAQN; this is translated from the exons ATGCTGTCTACATGGTCTGATGTTCACTTGGTCAAACAAGAGGAGAAAATGTGGATCGTGCTTCATCTGCTGCTCCTGCTCCAAAGTGGAG CATGTACAAGTGCTTACAACTTCTCCTCTCAAACTGTTGAACCTGGACTAAATGTCTCTCTGAAATGTCCCCACGGCAAAGTTGGAACTTGGAACTACATATTTTGGTTCCGACTCGTCGCTGGCAACTCACCTGAATTTTTGTGTTCGATAACATTTGACAAGTCAGGGTCTGTTCATCGTGGATCATCAAATACTGGACATCGCATCACAGCCACAAAGGAACAAGGAACAGTTGTCCTGCAGATTAGACAAGTAGAGAAAAGTGATACAGCGATCTACCACTGTCTTGAAGTAAATTCATATTTGAACAACATGACATTTTTGAATGGGATATTTCTCCAGGTCACAg AACCAGAACCCTCTGTGTCTGTTGTCTCTGAAGTCCAACCAGGACCGCCTGTGAAGTTGCAGTGCTCAGTCCTCTCCCACTCTGGGAATGACATCTGTCAGGATGGACACAAAGTGTCCTGGTTCAGAACTGGACCAGAAAGTGTCCATCCCAGCTTTGTTTATGCTCATGATGAATGCAAGGAGATCAAAGATAATTCCACACAGAAATGTGTCCACACTTTCTCAAAGTACGTCAACTCATCTGATGCTGGAACTTACTTGTGTGCTGTGGTCACATGTGGGAGGATTTTCATGGGAAATCCAATAAAAGTCAACAACACCCAAG ATTCCAGCAGCTGTGATtcaaacaactatttgttctttgTCTTGAGTGCTTTTTTGGTCTTAAACTTCCTCTTGTCAGCCTTCCTCATCAAAAAGAGTAGGAATAAAATCTGTTATTGCTGCAAAg CTGGTCCACAAACACTCGATGAAACGTTCAGTCGCGTCCAGCAG AGAGAAGAAGAATCGTTGGTTTATTCCATGCCGACCATTATCACCAGGAAAACTGGCACGGCGAGGCAGACAGCAGAGGAATTCAGCACGTACACTAACGTGTGTCTTCATGACTCAATTCTTACCGCACAAAATTAA
- the LOC133546084 gene encoding uncharacterized protein LOC133546084 isoform X5, protein MLSTWSDVHLVKQEEKMWIVLHLLLLLQSGACTSAYNFSSQTVEPGLNVSLKCPHGKVGTWNYIFWFRLVAGNSPEFLCSITFDKSGSVHRGSSNTGHRITATKEQGTVVLQIRQVEKSDTAIYHCLEVNSYLNNMTFLNGIFLQVTEPEPSVSVVSEVQPGPPVKLQCSVLSHSGNDICQDGHKVSWFRTGPESVHPSFVYAHDECKEIKDNSTQKCVHTFSKYVNSSDAGTYLCAVVTCGRIFMGNPIKVNNTQAGPQTLDETFSRVQQREEESLVYSMPTIITRKTGTARQTAEEFSTYTNVCLHDSILTAQN, encoded by the exons ATGCTGTCTACATGGTCTGATGTTCACTTGGTCAAACAAGAGGAGAAAATGTGGATCGTGCTTCATCTGCTGCTCCTGCTCCAAAGTGGAG CATGTACAAGTGCTTACAACTTCTCCTCTCAAACTGTTGAACCTGGACTAAATGTCTCTCTGAAATGTCCCCACGGCAAAGTTGGAACTTGGAACTACATATTTTGGTTCCGACTCGTCGCTGGCAACTCACCTGAATTTTTGTGTTCGATAACATTTGACAAGTCAGGGTCTGTTCATCGTGGATCATCAAATACTGGACATCGCATCACAGCCACAAAGGAACAAGGAACAGTTGTCCTGCAGATTAGACAAGTAGAGAAAAGTGATACAGCGATCTACCACTGTCTTGAAGTAAATTCATATTTGAACAACATGACATTTTTGAATGGGATATTTCTCCAGGTCACAg AACCAGAACCCTCTGTGTCTGTTGTCTCTGAAGTCCAACCAGGACCGCCTGTGAAGTTGCAGTGCTCAGTCCTCTCCCACTCTGGGAATGACATCTGTCAGGATGGACACAAAGTGTCCTGGTTCAGAACTGGACCAGAAAGTGTCCATCCCAGCTTTGTTTATGCTCATGATGAATGCAAGGAGATCAAAGATAATTCCACACAGAAATGTGTCCACACTTTCTCAAAGTACGTCAACTCATCTGATGCTGGAACTTACTTGTGTGCTGTGGTCACATGTGGGAGGATTTTCATGGGAAATCCAATAAAAGTCAACAACACCCAAG CTGGTCCACAAACACTCGATGAAACGTTCAGTCGCGTCCAGCAG AGAGAAGAAGAATCGTTGGTTTATTCCATGCCGACCATTATCACCAGGAAAACTGGCACGGCGAGGCAGACAGCAGAGGAATTCAGCACGTACACTAACGTGTGTCTTCATGACTCAATTCTTACCGCACAAAATTAA